From a region of the Synechococcus sp. RS9916 genome:
- the fabI gene encoding enoyl-ACP reductase FabI, with protein MLLDLTGKKILVTGIANNRSIAWGIAQQLKAAGAELGITYLPDDKGRFEAKVRELTAPLEPSLFLPLNVQDAAQMESVFSEIKEKWGVLDGLVHCLAFAGKEELIGDYSATTAAGFARALEISAYSLAPLCAHAKPLFSEKAGVVTLTYLGAERAIPNYNVMGVAKAALEASVRYLAAELGPDKQVRVNAISAGPIRTLASSAIGGILDMIHNVEEKAPLRRTVTQTEVGGTAAFLLSDLASGISGQTIYVDSGYCINGM; from the coding sequence ATGCTTCTCGATCTCACCGGCAAGAAGATCCTCGTCACCGGCATTGCCAACAACCGCTCGATTGCCTGGGGCATCGCCCAACAACTCAAAGCAGCTGGCGCTGAGCTGGGCATCACCTATCTCCCCGACGACAAAGGCCGTTTCGAAGCCAAGGTGCGTGAGCTCACCGCTCCCCTGGAACCCAGCCTGTTTCTGCCCCTCAACGTGCAGGACGCCGCCCAGATGGAATCGGTGTTCTCCGAGATCAAGGAGAAGTGGGGTGTGCTCGACGGCCTCGTTCACTGCTTGGCCTTTGCCGGCAAGGAAGAACTGATCGGCGACTACAGCGCCACCACCGCTGCAGGGTTTGCTCGTGCCCTTGAGATCAGTGCCTACTCCCTGGCGCCTCTCTGTGCCCACGCCAAGCCCCTGTTCAGCGAGAAGGCGGGTGTGGTGACCCTCACCTATCTGGGCGCTGAGCGCGCCATCCCCAACTACAACGTCATGGGTGTGGCCAAGGCGGCTCTAGAAGCGTCTGTCCGTTATCTGGCCGCAGAACTGGGCCCCGACAAGCAGGTGCGTGTGAATGCCATCAGCGCCGGCCCGATCCGCACCTTGGCCAGCTCTGCCATCGGCGGCATTCTCGACATGATCCACAACGTGGAGGAAAAAGCCCCTTTGCGTCGCACGGTGACCCAAACCGAAGTGGGCGGGACCGCTGCATTCCTGCTCAGTGACCTGGCGAGCGGTATTTCAGGCCAGACCATCTACGTCGATTCCGGCTACTGCATCAACGGCATGTGA
- a CDS encoding carotenoid oxygenase family protein, with amino-acid sequence MVVARSTVTVASAPTRFNRADWASAFRNVEQELSQVPVRVASGTVPVELEGCLYRNGPGRLERGGQSVHHPFDGDGMITAVQFAAGEARCSNRFVRTEGWEAEEQAGRFLYRGVFGTQKPGGAMANAFDLRLKNIANTHVVRLGDQLLALWEAAEPHALDPASLETRGLSRLDGVLSKGEAFSAHPRFDPGHHGSPRMVTFGVKTGPRSTIRLMEFATEDDAAAGIRAGDLLCDRRDSFNGFAFLHDFAITPNWAVFLQNAVAFNPLPFVMGQKGAAQCLASKPGGQAMFWLVPRDSGAHAGEEPRLVPAPEGFVFHHVNAWEENGALVIDSIHYSDFPSIGPDVDFRAVDFDSIPEGLLKRCSIDLASGQCSTELLGERCCEFAMVNPAEQGLKARYAWMAVAEREQGNDPLQAIQKRDAQTGATRVWSAAPRGFVSEPIVVARLGGTAEDDGWVLVPVWNGAREATDLVILRADDLSEQAVLELPLAIPHGLHGSWVAGPVMV; translated from the coding sequence ATGGTTGTCGCCCGCTCCACTGTGACCGTTGCATCCGCACCGACCCGCTTCAACCGCGCGGATTGGGCCAGCGCCTTCCGCAACGTTGAGCAGGAACTCAGTCAGGTGCCGGTGCGCGTGGCCAGCGGCACCGTTCCGGTTGAGCTGGAGGGATGCCTTTACCGCAACGGCCCTGGTCGTCTGGAGCGTGGTGGCCAGTCGGTGCATCACCCGTTTGACGGTGACGGCATGATCACCGCGGTGCAGTTTGCGGCTGGAGAAGCGCGCTGCAGCAACCGCTTCGTGCGCACCGAAGGCTGGGAGGCGGAGGAGCAAGCCGGCCGTTTTCTCTATCGCGGTGTGTTCGGCACCCAGAAGCCGGGCGGCGCAATGGCTAACGCCTTTGACTTACGCCTCAAGAACATCGCCAACACTCATGTCGTGCGGCTTGGGGATCAGTTGTTGGCGCTCTGGGAGGCCGCCGAACCGCATGCGCTTGATCCCGCCAGCCTGGAAACGCGCGGCCTATCGCGACTGGATGGGGTGCTGAGCAAAGGCGAAGCGTTCAGTGCTCACCCGCGTTTTGATCCAGGCCATCACGGCAGCCCGCGCATGGTCACCTTTGGGGTCAAGACGGGCCCCCGCAGCACCATCCGCCTGATGGAGTTCGCCACTGAAGACGACGCGGCCGCCGGGATCCGTGCAGGTGATCTGCTTTGCGACCGTCGCGACAGCTTCAACGGCTTTGCCTTCTTGCATGATTTCGCCATCACTCCCAACTGGGCGGTGTTCCTGCAGAACGCTGTGGCGTTTAACCCCTTGCCTTTCGTGATGGGCCAGAAGGGGGCGGCGCAGTGCTTGGCTTCGAAGCCTGGTGGCCAGGCCATGTTCTGGTTGGTGCCTCGCGATTCCGGTGCCCATGCCGGCGAAGAACCTCGCTTAGTGCCGGCTCCCGAGGGTTTCGTGTTCCACCACGTGAATGCCTGGGAAGAGAACGGGGCCCTGGTGATCGACAGCATTCACTACAGCGATTTCCCTTCCATCGGCCCTGATGTGGATTTCCGCGCTGTGGATTTCGACAGCATTCCTGAGGGGCTACTCAAGCGTTGCAGCATTGATCTGGCCAGTGGTCAATGCAGCACAGAACTGCTCGGGGAGCGCTGTTGCGAATTCGCCATGGTGAACCCTGCGGAGCAAGGCCTCAAGGCCCGCTACGCCTGGATGGCCGTTGCCGAGCGGGAGCAGGGCAATGATCCGTTGCAAGCGATCCAGAAGCGTGATGCGCAGACCGGCGCTACCAGGGTGTGGAGTGCGGCCCCGCGCGGTTTTGTGAGCGAGCCAATTGTGGTGGCGCGCCTTGGCGGCACGGCGGAAGATGACGGCTGGGTGCTGGTGCCGGTGTGGAACGGTGCCCGAGAAGCCACGGATCTGGTGATCCTGCGTGCTGATGATCTCAGTGAGCAGGCGGTGCTGGAGCTGCCGCTGGCGATTCCCCATGGCCTGCATGGCAGTTGGGTAGCTGGGCCGGTCATGGTTTGA
- the hisB gene encoding imidazoleglycerol-phosphate dehydratase HisB, with translation MRTGEIHRATGETDVRVRLDLDGTGQCHAVTGVPFLDHMLHQISSHGLIDLHIDATGDTHIDDHHTNEDVGIAVGQALSQALGDRRGIHRFGHFVAPLDEALVQVALDCSGRPHLSFGLQIPSQKIGTYDTELVKEFFVAVANNSGLTLHIRQLDGVNSHHIVEACFKAFARALRMATEIDPRRAGTVPSSKGVLEQAGS, from the coding sequence ATGCGCACAGGTGAGATCCATCGCGCCACCGGCGAAACCGATGTGCGGGTCAGGCTGGATCTCGATGGCACGGGGCAATGCCACGCCGTCACCGGAGTGCCGTTTCTCGACCACATGCTGCATCAGATCAGCAGCCACGGTCTGATCGATCTGCACATTGATGCCACGGGTGACACCCATATCGACGACCACCACACCAATGAGGATGTGGGCATCGCTGTGGGACAGGCCCTGTCCCAGGCCCTTGGCGACCGGCGCGGCATTCATCGCTTCGGTCATTTCGTGGCGCCTTTGGATGAGGCTTTGGTGCAGGTGGCCCTTGATTGCTCCGGCCGCCCTCACCTCAGCTTTGGCCTTCAGATTCCAAGCCAGAAAATCGGCACGTATGACACCGAACTGGTGAAGGAGTTTTTTGTGGCGGTGGCCAATAACTCCGGTCTCACCCTCCACATTCGTCAGCTCGATGGGGTGAATTCTCATCACATCGTCGAGGCTTGCTTTAAAGCGTTCGCTCGGGCGCTGCGCATGGCCACGGAAATCGACCCGCGCCGTGCTGGAACAGTGCCCAGCAGTAAGGGGGTGTTGGAGCAGGCCGGCAGCTGA
- a CDS encoding thioredoxin family protein, which produces MVLTPSTMLPLRSPLPEFALPMASGTSDRDCIGSQHLPDRPLVLMLLCSHCPFVKHIEDELSRIDRDYSARVTLLGVASNSWITHPQDGPEALADQAQRNGWRFPYLLDQQQTLAKALRAACTPEFYLFAPDGEGTQTLRYRGQLDGSRPGNGLPVDGHDLRAALEAVLKGDDPDMEQQPSIGCNIKWHPGQEPRWFGETA; this is translated from the coding sequence ATGGTTTTGACACCCTCCACCATGCTTCCGCTGCGAAGTCCACTGCCGGAGTTCGCCCTACCAATGGCCTCGGGCACCAGCGATCGCGACTGCATAGGGAGCCAGCACCTACCGGATCGGCCATTAGTGCTGATGCTGCTCTGCAGCCACTGCCCGTTCGTGAAGCACATTGAGGACGAGCTGAGCCGGATCGACCGCGACTACAGCGCCCGTGTGACCCTGCTGGGTGTGGCCAGTAACAGCTGGATCACCCATCCACAGGACGGTCCTGAAGCACTGGCCGACCAGGCCCAGCGCAACGGTTGGCGCTTCCCGTATCTGCTCGACCAACAGCAAACCCTGGCCAAAGCCCTACGGGCCGCCTGCACTCCCGAGTTTTATCTGTTTGCCCCTGACGGCGAGGGAACCCAAACCCTGCGCTATCGCGGCCAGCTGGATGGAAGCCGACCAGGGAATGGCTTGCCCGTTGATGGCCACGACCTGCGCGCGGCCCTTGAAGCAGTACTCAAGGGCGACGACCCAGACATGGAGCAGCAGCCGTCGATTGGCTGCAACATCAAATGGCATCCCGGCCAGGAACCGCGATGGTTCGGAGAGACGGCTTAA
- a CDS encoding FAD-binding domain-containing protein, whose translation MLEQPVPPPLAWDPAPGDLSRDFDDRQALAQLLETQFPEAEGELSPLQGGRTAAEHQLKRVEAKRYGRSRNHLDGAVTGLSPWIRHGVLTLAEVRDAVFAQLNERHQRRDDGAKLINELGWRDFWQRMWSDLGDGINDDQEALNTGHDPASYARSLPTDIREGNTGLACMDAFQRELVTHGWLHNHARMWMAAYVVHWRRVHWKAGADWFLEHLLDGDPASNHLSWQWVASSFSHKPYFFNRDNLERYSKGRFCTDCPSAGCCPFEGSYEQLENQLFAPQAAIRDTGATRGRGRSNAGNQRQRSSGAAFARPSSATARPKR comes from the coding sequence GTGCTTGAGCAACCCGTTCCCCCACCGCTGGCGTGGGATCCGGCACCGGGGGACCTGTCCCGCGATTTCGACGACCGCCAGGCCCTCGCCCAGCTGCTTGAAACCCAGTTCCCTGAAGCAGAGGGCGAGCTGAGCCCGCTCCAAGGAGGCCGCACCGCAGCCGAACACCAACTCAAGAGGGTCGAAGCCAAGCGCTACGGCCGCAGCCGCAATCATCTGGATGGTGCCGTCACAGGGCTCTCACCCTGGATCCGCCATGGAGTGCTCACCCTGGCTGAAGTGCGCGATGCCGTCTTCGCCCAACTGAACGAGCGCCATCAGCGCCGCGATGACGGCGCCAAATTGATCAACGAATTGGGCTGGAGAGATTTCTGGCAACGGATGTGGAGTGATCTCGGCGACGGCATCAACGACGACCAGGAAGCACTCAATACCGGCCACGACCCCGCCTCCTACGCCCGCAGCCTTCCCACCGACATTCGAGAGGGCAACACCGGCCTGGCCTGCATGGATGCGTTCCAGCGAGAGCTGGTGACCCACGGCTGGCTGCACAACCATGCCCGCATGTGGATGGCCGCCTACGTGGTGCATTGGCGACGGGTGCACTGGAAAGCCGGGGCCGACTGGTTCCTTGAGCATCTGCTCGATGGCGACCCAGCCAGCAACCACCTGAGTTGGCAATGGGTGGCGAGCAGCTTCAGCCACAAGCCCTATTTCTTCAACCGCGACAACCTGGAGCGGTACAGCAAAGGCCGGTTCTGCACGGATTGCCCCAGCGCGGGCTGTTGTCCGTTTGAGGGGAGCTACGAACAACTCGAGAACCAGCTCTTTGCCCCCCAAGCCGCCATCCGCGACACCGGCGCAACGCGCGGACGCGGGCGAAGCAACGCAGGCAACCAACGCCAGCGGAGCAGCGGCGCCGCCTTTGCCCGTCCCTCATCCGCCACCGCCCGCCCCAAACGCTGA